The Treponema medium genome has a window encoding:
- a CDS encoding B3/4 domain-containing protein encodes MKFIMDESIAALGIKSIVIGIAKNVDPQAPLSEAFLKKQKEMEEWALKCDVDEVFNHPVIQGYTDMLQSVGRSIKKYMPTVPALIRNIQHRGSIPHINSVIDIYNVESLRSLLAIGGHDLAKVDGQIEFTVNKEEGVFLPILSTEKHVAKTDYVYRDTKGIMAWLDVRDGEHYKFDDGTKNAIFIIQGNANTSVDMRVEALKRIQSDLAECMPQLEFEIQVIEG; translated from the coding sequence ATGAAATTTATTATGGATGAAAGTATTGCCGCGCTTGGGATTAAAAGCATTGTGATCGGGATTGCAAAAAATGTAGATCCACAAGCTCCCTTATCAGAGGCTTTTTTAAAGAAGCAAAAAGAGATGGAAGAATGGGCATTGAAATGCGATGTTGATGAAGTATTCAATCATCCGGTTATTCAGGGATACACTGATATGCTGCAAAGTGTGGGGCGCAGTATCAAGAAATATATGCCGACCGTTCCGGCTCTTATCCGAAACATTCAGCACCGCGGCTCTATTCCGCACATCAATAGTGTTATCGATATTTATAACGTCGAGTCGTTACGTTCGCTTTTGGCAATAGGCGGACATGACCTTGCTAAAGTAGACGGGCAGATAGAGTTTACCGTCAATAAAGAAGAAGGTGTTTTCCTTCCCATCCTATCCACGGAAAAGCATGTCGCTAAAACCGATTACGTGTACCGTGACACAAAAGGTATTATGGCATGGCTGGATGTCCGGGATGGGGAACATTATAAATTTGATGACGGGACAAAAAATGCAATCTTTATCATTCAGGGAAATGCCAATACTTCCGTCGATATGCGTGTAGAAGCGCTCAAACGGATTCAAAGCGATTTAGCGGAATGTATGCCTCAGTTAGAATTTGAGATACAGGTTATCGAGGGGTAA
- a CDS encoding MFS transporter has product MNEQLSAYKIKRGRRIYDIYNIFNSFSFALVTGNTVTLYALFLKANTTVVGLLTAFMYLSFFAIPLGKLMVMRFSIMQTFGSTWLLRTASLLPLLAIPFLVSAGHDQYALYCLLLAVGLFNFFRGVGMIANNPVIRILAPGKDRSSYIVRLSLINNLAALLATILLAWLLRRDPSVQSYNLASMIGILLGFIASILLFRIPEPQSAKPNRQKRKDNTTPRQGSTFLRHIRDAFKDANFRRFVLAFFIISLGIAMIRPFIIVYAKEVYSRRDSAATILSVYSLVGALSVGLLMHLIIDRIGAKPIFIIFSAISALSLIPAFFAPGLASAGILSTVFLILFTMISNVGFVGQDNSSQAYFFAMVPEEALMDLSMLYYFILAITGGAGSILGGTILDLLRVQGFSYLQSYQIFFLIVIAIIAIGIVFQRKLLNLGSYRVFETLAVLFSPRDMKALNLLHKLDRSETIETEEKILNELGEIASSVSCDQLLHYLESPRFTIRMNALRALYSMNTINAKVRTVVLKELEQGAFTTAPLAARILAKFNVQQAVTPLRAALDSGDYYLAGEAMVALARLNDSYSQPKIGTILSQAENPALILKGIRALELFNADNSPMFILDILRRDTVPPYIENEALLALASLMGIQNDFYYMFEKYRNEKQSPSILFIDILDEIFETKKTSDPVLKKTVIDFIQDYQYDEAFVHWLIGFGKNKLGIRSALLVAVALDIGLIHREAFRFFLSFWAISLFKKPELAER; this is encoded by the coding sequence ATGAATGAGCAACTGTCGGCCTATAAAATTAAGCGAGGGCGGCGAATCTACGACATTTACAATATCTTCAATTCTTTTTCTTTTGCGCTTGTTACCGGCAATACGGTTACCCTTTATGCGCTGTTTTTAAAAGCGAATACAACTGTAGTCGGTCTACTGACCGCATTTATGTACCTTTCTTTTTTTGCCATTCCGCTTGGTAAATTGATGGTGATGCGTTTCAGCATTATGCAGACATTCGGCAGTACATGGCTTTTGCGTACCGCCTCGCTCTTGCCGCTGCTTGCCATCCCTTTTCTTGTATCTGCGGGACACGATCAGTATGCGCTCTATTGTCTATTGCTTGCGGTAGGACTGTTCAATTTTTTCCGCGGTGTTGGGATGATTGCCAATAATCCTGTTATCAGAATACTTGCACCCGGGAAAGACCGCAGCTCGTATATCGTGCGTCTTTCCTTAATCAACAACCTTGCGGCATTACTCGCCACTATTTTGCTGGCATGGCTTTTACGGAGGGATCCTTCGGTACAAAGCTATAACCTTGCCAGCATGATCGGCATACTGCTCGGCTTTATCGCCTCTATCCTGCTGTTTAGAATACCGGAACCTCAGTCCGCAAAGCCGAACCGTCAGAAGCGGAAAGACAATACTACCCCGCGCCAAGGCTCCACTTTTTTGAGGCACATTCGTGATGCCTTTAAAGATGCAAACTTTAGACGGTTCGTGTTGGCGTTCTTTATTATCAGTCTCGGTATTGCGATGATCCGCCCGTTTATCATCGTGTATGCAAAAGAGGTTTACAGTAGACGAGATAGCGCGGCGACCATCTTATCCGTGTACTCACTTGTAGGCGCTCTCAGCGTCGGGCTTTTAATGCATCTAATTATCGACCGCATCGGCGCTAAACCGATCTTTATCATTTTCAGCGCAATCAGCGCCCTTTCGTTAATACCGGCTTTCTTTGCGCCGGGACTTGCAAGCGCCGGTATACTCAGTACCGTTTTTCTCATCTTATTTACGATGATCAGCAATGTCGGTTTTGTCGGGCAGGATAATTCGTCGCAAGCATATTTCTTCGCGATGGTGCCGGAAGAGGCGCTGATGGATTTAAGTATGCTCTATTACTTTATCCTTGCGATTACCGGCGGCGCTGGTTCCATCCTCGGCGGAACGATACTCGACCTTTTGCGGGTGCAAGGTTTTTCCTACCTGCAATCGTATCAAATATTTTTCTTGATAGTTATCGCCATTATTGCAATCGGTATCGTATTCCAGCGCAAACTCTTGAACCTCGGCAGTTACCGCGTGTTTGAAACGCTTGCCGTGCTCTTTTCTCCCCGCGATATGAAGGCACTCAACCTTCTGCATAAATTAGACCGAAGCGAGACCATCGAAACCGAAGAGAAAATCCTCAACGAACTCGGCGAAATTGCTTCATCGGTATCCTGCGATCAGCTGCTGCATTACCTTGAATCTCCGCGGTTTACGATTCGGATGAACGCATTACGGGCGCTTTATTCGATGAATACCATCAATGCAAAAGTGCGTACTGTGGTGTTAAAAGAGCTTGAACAAGGGGCGTTTACCACAGCGCCGCTCGCCGCGCGGATACTCGCCAAATTCAATGTGCAGCAGGCGGTTACCCCCTTACGGGCAGCGCTCGACAGCGGCGACTACTATCTTGCCGGAGAAGCGATGGTCGCCCTTGCCCGGCTGAACGACAGTTACAGCCAGCCTAAAATCGGCACCATACTATCCCAAGCGGAAAACCCCGCGCTGATACTAAAGGGGATACGTGCGCTGGAGCTTTTTAATGCAGATAATTCCCCTATGTTTATTCTGGATATTCTCCGCAGGGACACCGTTCCGCCCTATATCGAAAACGAAGCGCTGCTTGCACTGGCATCGTTAATGGGCATCCAAAACGACTTTTATTATATGTTTGAAAAATACCGGAACGAAAAACAATCGCCGTCCATTCTTTTCATCGATATACTCGATGAAATTTTTGAAACGAAAAAAACGAGCGATCCCGTGCTGAAAAAGACCGTCATCGATTTTATCCAAGACTACCAATACGACGAAGCCTTTGTACACTGGCTAATTGGATTCGGTAAAAACAAATTAGGCATACGGTCGGCTCTTCTGGTCGCCGTTGCCCTTGATATCGGCTTAATTCATCGGGAAGCATTCCGGTTCTTCTTGTCGTTTTGGGCAATCTCCTTATTCAAAAAACCGGAACTTGCGGAGCGGTAG
- the pepF gene encoding oligoendopeptidase F produces MKNSTVPLRSEVAKSDQWDLSKLFTNDADWNASLKDITAAKDRVLTYKTAFAAPEKLTAETVLGCLQAVETASRISEKTSHYAFLMKSVDESDPKNIERVSLAMMADTELSSETSWFIPALLDIPEQTIRGWLDPAGKTGAAFAPYKVFIEKLIRLKAHTLSEKEEKLLSLLAESQDVERRSFSTLTNVDFRFGSIETPDGAKELTQSSYSQFLINPDRNIRKQAYMQFYGTFDTYKNTIASLYTGQVQQNIALARIRGYGSAREQALYPDKVPTEVYDNLISTIRKNLEPLHHFYALMQKSLKLDELRHYDVYVPLVGEVRRHTPYNEAVDMITEALQPLGDEYVTTLRNGLLGGWVDRYENKGKRSGAFSWGGFEGDPYIMVNYKEDVIRDVFTLVHEGGHSMHSWYSVRNNPFLSYNYTIFEAEVASTFNEELLFRSMLKSTSDPKMRAYLLSIRVSDILATLYRQTMFAEYEHITHKLVEEGTPLTIENLRSEYRKLLTAYFGPAMHFEECSDLEGLRIPHFYNSFYVYKYATGISASLALAERVCSGGKTEREDYFKFLTSGGSRYPIESLRIAGVDMASPEPVEAACKHFAHLVSELEKALAAL; encoded by the coding sequence ATGAAAAACTCAACGGTACCCCTCCGCTCGGAGGTCGCAAAAAGCGACCAATGGGATTTAAGCAAACTTTTTACAAATGATGCGGACTGGAATGCCTCACTGAAAGACATTACCGCCGCAAAAGACCGCGTATTAACCTACAAAACTGCCTTTGCCGCACCTGAAAAACTGACTGCCGAAACAGTACTCGGCTGTTTACAGGCGGTGGAAACGGCGTCCCGTATTTCGGAAAAGACAAGCCATTATGCCTTTTTGATGAAGTCGGTGGATGAAAGCGATCCTAAAAACATCGAACGGGTTTCCCTCGCGATGATGGCCGACACGGAACTTTCTTCCGAAACAAGCTGGTTTATTCCCGCTTTGCTGGATATTCCCGAACAGACTATCCGCGGCTGGCTCGATCCTGCCGGGAAAACAGGCGCCGCCTTTGCCCCCTACAAAGTCTTTATCGAAAAACTGATTAGATTGAAGGCTCATACATTGAGCGAGAAAGAAGAAAAGCTTCTGTCGCTTTTAGCCGAATCGCAGGATGTCGAACGCCGCAGCTTCTCGACGCTTACGAATGTAGACTTCCGTTTCGGTTCGATTGAAACTCCCGACGGCGCGAAAGAACTTACTCAATCTTCATATTCACAGTTCTTAATCAATCCCGACCGGAATATCCGCAAGCAAGCGTATATGCAATTTTACGGCACGTTCGACACGTATAAAAATACGATAGCGTCCTTATACACCGGTCAAGTGCAGCAAAATATCGCGCTTGCCCGTATCCGCGGATACGGCTCCGCCCGTGAACAGGCGCTCTATCCCGATAAGGTTCCGACGGAAGTATACGACAATCTTATCAGCACAATCCGGAAAAACTTGGAGCCGCTGCATCATTTTTATGCGCTTATGCAAAAATCGCTCAAACTTGATGAGCTGCGGCACTATGATGTGTATGTTCCGTTGGTGGGCGAAGTGCGGCGCCACACTCCGTATAACGAAGCCGTCGATATGATTACCGAAGCGTTACAGCCGCTCGGCGATGAATATGTTACCACGCTGCGGAACGGACTGCTCGGCGGCTGGGTTGACCGGTACGAAAATAAGGGCAAGCGTTCGGGCGCTTTTTCATGGGGCGGCTTTGAAGGCGATCCGTATATCATGGTCAACTATAAGGAAGACGTTATCCGGGATGTATTCACCCTTGTGCACGAAGGCGGGCATTCCATGCACTCGTGGTATTCAGTGCGGAACAATCCGTTTTTAAGCTACAATTACACGATTTTCGAAGCGGAGGTTGCCTCAACCTTTAACGAGGAGCTGCTGTTCCGCTCTATGCTGAAAAGCACGAGCGATCCCAAAATGCGGGCATACCTGCTGAGTATTCGTGTAAGCGATATTCTTGCAACGCTGTATCGCCAGACGATGTTTGCCGAATACGAACATATCACGCATAAACTTGTTGAAGAGGGAACGCCGCTTACCATCGAGAACCTTCGCAGCGAGTACCGCAAACTGCTGACCGCTTACTTCGGTCCCGCGATGCACTTTGAGGAATGCAGCGATCTTGAAGGTTTGCGTATCCCGCATTTTTACAATTCATTCTATGTGTACAAATACGCGACCGGTATTTCGGCATCGCTTGCCCTTGCCGAACGGGTATGCTCGGGAGGAAAAACGGAGCGGGAGGATTACTTTAAGTTTTTAACCTCCGGCGGTTCCCGCTATCCCATCGAGTCGCTGCGGATTGCCGGCGTCGATATGGCTTCTCCCGAACCGGTTGAGGCAGCCTGTAAGCACTTTGCGCACTTAGTAAGCGAGCTTGAAAAAGCCTTAGCCGCTCTATAA
- a CDS encoding AAA family ATPase: MLLGYGARNCWCFKDWIDIDLRLDGYVPKEIAQGKNFSTILGFKGANASGKTNALKIFAFIADFAQNSFLYPTDSKILFDSFFLNEENSDFYVEFIIHDIEYRYECTLSKDKVINEVLFEIKNSGDYVLFKRNFNKILENHLYDNATKIIYRDNASFISTLHQYGVENISIIYGFFSRKTINVTYRGLRHEIDRNIPAISNSYFHNKDALIFTKNLIKKFDTGISDIEISFREDEAAEKSYFPIFSHDDAGSIKKLTIDQESSGTKALYIDLFFYYTNLKSGGVLILDEFDINLHPDILPHLIKLFTDNVTNPLSAQMLFTSHNAEILDILGKYRAYIVEKEAGESFAYRLDEPKTNILRNDRPISVPYRRHFLGGYPKIEA, translated from the coding sequence ATGTTATTGGGTTATGGTGCGAGAAACTGCTGGTGTTTTAAAGATTGGATTGATATTGATCTAAGATTGGACGGTTATGTTCCCAAAGAAATTGCACAAGGGAAAAATTTTTCAACGATTTTAGGCTTTAAAGGGGCTAATGCCTCCGGCAAAACGAATGCGTTAAAAATATTTGCGTTTATTGCCGATTTTGCACAAAACAGTTTCTTGTATCCGACTGACAGCAAAATCCTTTTTGATTCGTTCTTTTTAAATGAAGAAAATTCGGACTTTTACGTTGAATTTATTATTCACGATATTGAATACCGGTATGAATGTACTTTATCTAAAGATAAAGTTATCAATGAAGTCTTGTTCGAAATAAAAAATTCCGGCGACTATGTACTATTTAAAAGAAATTTTAATAAAATTTTAGAAAATCATTTATATGATAATGCAACAAAAATAATCTATCGAGACAACGCCTCTTTTATTAGCACATTACATCAATATGGCGTTGAGAATATTAGTATAATATATGGCTTTTTTAGTAGAAAAACTATCAATGTAACATATAGAGGCTTACGCCATGAAATCGATAGGAATATACCTGCTATTTCGAATTCTTATTTTCATAACAAAGATGCATTAATCTTTACTAAAAATTTAATAAAAAAATTTGATACGGGAATATCCGATATTGAGATCTCTTTTAGGGAAGATGAAGCAGCAGAAAAAAGTTATTTCCCGATTTTTTCCCATGATGATGCCGGTTCTATAAAAAAATTAACGATCGATCAGGAATCATCGGGTACGAAAGCGCTCTATATAGATTTATTTTTTTATTACACTAATTTAAAATCGGGAGGAGTTTTAATTCTTGATGAATTCGATATCAACCTTCATCCTGATATTTTACCGCATTTAATTAAACTTTTTACAGATAATGTAACCAATCCGCTTTCGGCGCAAATGTTGTTCACAAGTCATAATGCGGAAATATTAGATATTCTGGGAAAGTATCGAGCATACATAGTAGAGAAAGAAGCCGGAGAAAGTTTTGCTTATCGGCTCGATGAGCCTAAGACAAATATTTTAAGAAACGATCGGCCTATTTCCGTTCCTTATCGACGGCATTTTTTAGGAGGTTATCCTAAAATTGAAGCATAA